Proteins from a genomic interval of Plasmodium reichenowi strain SY57 chromosome 13, whole genome shotgun sequence:
- a CDS encoding 26S protease regulatory subunit 7, putative, with product MEEETTTQSKPLDDEDINILKSYGSGPYSKTIKKVEGDISGLLVNINKLCGVRESDTGLCLPNQWDLQLDKQMLNEEQPLQVARCTKIINADTDQTKYIINVKQIAKFVVGLGDKVAPSDIEEGMRVGVDRTKYKIQILLPPKIDPSVTMMTVEEKPDITYNDIGGCKEQLEKLREVVEMPLLQPERFVTLGIDPPKGVLLYGPPGTGKTLTARAIANRTDACFICVIGSELVQKYVGEGARMVRELFQMAKSKKACILFIDEVDAIGGSRGDESAHGDHEVQRTMLEIVNQLDGFDNRGNIKVLMATNRPDTLDSALVRPGRIDRRIEFSLPDLEGRTHIFKIHANTMNMSRDVRFELLARLCPNSTGSDIRSVCTEAGMFAIRARRKTITEKDLLLAINKVIHGCKQFSATGKYMVYN from the exons ATGGAAGAAGAAACTACCACTCAATCGAAGCCATTAgatgatgaagatataaatatattgaaatCATAT gGCTCTGGACCATATTCCAAGACCATTAAAAAGGTAGAAGGAGACATATCAGGACTCCTagttaatataaataaattatgtGGTGTAAGGGAAAGTGATACAGGATTATGTTTACCAAATCAATGGGATTTACAATTAGATAAACAAATGTTAAATGAAGAACAACCTTTACAAGTTGCTAGATGcacaaaaattattaatgCAGATACAGATCAAAccaaatatattataaatgtaaaacAAATAGCTAAATTTGTAGTAGGATTAGGAGATAAGGTAGCTCCAAGTGATATTGAAGAAGGTATGAGAGTGGGTGTTGATCGTAcgaaatataaaatacaaatattattaccTCCAAAAATTGATCCAAGTGTCACTATGATGACTGTTGAAGAAAAACCTGATATTACGTATAATGATATTGGTGGATGTAAAGAACAGTTAGAAAAATTAAGAGAAGTTGTTGAAATGCCATTACTACAACCAGAAAGGTTTGTAACCCTAGGTATTGATCCACCGAAAGGagttttattatatggTCCTCCAGGTACAGGTAAAACCTTAACAGCTAGAGCTATAGCTAATAGAACAGATGCTTGTTTTATTTGTGTTATTGGTTCAGAATTAGTTCAGAAATATGTTGGAGAGGGTGCTAGAATGGTTAGAGAATTATTTCAAATGGCTAAATCTAAAAAAGcatgtattttatttattgatGAAGTTGATGCTATTGGAGGTTCACGTGGTGATGAAAGTGCTCATGGAGATCATGAAGTACAAAGAACCATGTTAGAAATAGTTAATCAATTAGATGGTTTTGACAATAGAGGTAATATTAAGGTTTTGATGGCTACCAATAGACCAGATACCTTAGATAGTGCTTTAGTTAGACCTGGTAGAATTGATCGTAGAATAGAATTTAGTTTACCTGATTTAGAAGGTAgaacacatatatttaaaatacaTGCTAATACTATGAATATGAGTAGAGATGTAAGATTTGAACTTTTAGCTAGATTATGTCCTAACAGTACAGGATCAGATATAAGAAGTGTTTGTACAGAAGCAGGTATGTTTGCGATAAGAGCAAGAAGAAAAACTATTACAGAGAAAGATCTCTTGTTAGCAATTAATAAGGTTATACATGGATGTAAACAATTCTCAGCAACAGGAAAATATATGGTATACAATTAG
- a CDS encoding M1-family alanyl aminopeptidase, with protein sequence MKLTKGCAYKYIIFTVLILANILYDNKKRCMIKKNLRISSCGIISRLLKSNSNYNSFNKNYNFTSAISELQFSNFWNLDILQKDIFSNIHNNKNKPQSYIIHKRLMSEKGDNNNNNNNNHQNNNGNDNKKRLGSVVNNEENTCSDKRMKPFEEGHGITQVDKMNSNSDHHLQQNGVMNLNTNNVENNNNSAVVKKNEPKIHYRKDYKPSGFIINNVTLNINIHDNETIVRSILDMDISKHNVGEDLVFDGVGLKINEISIDNKKLVEGEEYTYDNEFLTIFSKFVPKSKFAFSSEVIIHPETNYALTGLYKSKNIIVSQCEATGFRRITFFIDRPDMMAKYDVTVTADKEKYPVLLSNGDKVNEFEIAGGRHGARFNDPHLKPCYLFAVVAGDLKHLSATYITKYTKKKVELYVFSEEKYVSKLQWALECLKKSMAFDEDYFGLEYDLSRLNLVAVSDFNVGAMENKGLNIFNANSLLASKKNSIDFSYARILTVVGHEYFHNYTGNRVTLRDWFQLTLKEGLTVHRENLFSEEMTKTVTTRLSHVDLLRSVQFLEDSSPLSHPIRPESYVSMENFYTTTVYDKGSEVMRMYLTILGEEYYKKGFDIYIKKNDGNTATCEDFNYAMEQAYKMKKADNSANLNQYLLWFSQSGTPHVSFKYNYDAEKKQYSIHVNQYTKPDENQKEKKPLFIPISVGLINPENGKEMISQTTLELTKESDTFVFNNIDVKPIPSLFRGFSAPVYIEDNLTDEERILLLKYDSDAFVRYNSCTNIYMKQILMNYNEFLKAKNEKLESFNLTPVNAQFIDAIKYLLEDPHADAGFKSYIVSLPQDRYIINFVSNLDTDVLADTKEYIYKQIGEKLNDVYYKMFKSLEAKADDLTYFNDESHVDFDQMNMRTLRNTLLSLLSKAQYPNILNEIIEHSKSPYPSNWLTSLSVSAYFDKYFELYDKTYKLSKDDELLLQEWLKTVSRSDRKDIYEILKKLENEVLKDSKNPNDIRAVYLPFTNNLRRFHDISGKGYKLIAEVITKTDKFNPMVATQLCEPFKLWNKLDTKRQELMLNEMNTMLQESNISNNLKEYLLRLTNKL encoded by the coding sequence atgaaattaaCAAAAGGCTGTGcctataaatatattattttcacaGTGTTAATTTTAGCGAATATTctttatgataataaaaaaaggtgcatgattaaaaaaaatttacgTATTAGTTCGTGCGGTATAATAAGTCGCTTGCTCAAATCTAATTCAAATTATAATAGTTTTAATAAGAATTATAATTTCACGTCTGCTATATCAGAATTACAATTTTCCAATTTTTGGAATTTAGATATTTTACAAAAGGATATATTTAgtaatatacataataacaaaaaCAAGCCCcaatcatatataatacataaaagACTAATGAGTGAGAAAGgagataataataataataataataataatcaccaaaataataatgggAATGACAATAAGAAAAGATTAGGATCTGTTGTAAATAATGAAGAGAATACTTGTTCAGATAAAAGAATGAAGCCTTTTGAAGAAGGTCATGGAATTACACAAGTTGATAAAATGAATAGCAACAGTGATCATCATTTACAACAAAATGGTGTTATGAATTTGAATACTAATAATgttgaaaataataataattctgCTGTTGTTAAAAAGAACGAACCAAAAATACATTATAGGAAAGATTATAAACCAAGTGgatttataattaataatgtaacattaaatattaatatccATGACAATGAAACTATTGTAAGATCTATTCTTGATATGGATATTAGTAAACATAATGTTGGTGAAGATTTAGTTTTTGATGGTGTTGgattaaaaattaatgaaaTAAGTATTGATAATAAGAAATTAGTTGAAGGAGAAGAATATACATACGATAATGAATTCTTAActatattttcaaaatttGTACCAAAATCTAAATTTGCTTTTTCATCAGAAGTTATTATACATCCAGAAACAAATTATGCTCTTACTggtttatataaatcaaaaaatattattgtttCTCAATGTGAAGCTACCGGATTCCGTCGTATCACCTTTTTTATTGACAGACCAGATATGATGGCTAAATATGATGTTACCGTAACTGctgataaagaaaaatatcCTGTTTTATTAAGTAATGGTGATAAGGTTAACGAATTCGAAATAGCAGGTGGTCGTCATGGAGCTAGATTTAATGATCCCCATTTAAAACcatgttatttatttgcTGTTGTAGCTGGTGATCTTAAACATTTAAGTGCTACTTATATTACTAAATATACTAAAAAGAAAGTTgaattatatgtatttagtgaagaaaaatatgtatCGAAATTACAATGGGCTTTAGAATGTCTTAAAAAATCTATGGCATTTGATGAAGATTATTTTGGATTGGAATATGATTTGTCTCGTTTAAATTTAGTTGCTGTTTCTGACTTTAATGTTGGTGCTATGGAAAATAAAGgattaaatatatttaatgctaattctttattagcatctaaaaaaaattcaattGATTTTTCATATGCAAGAATTTTAACTGTCGTAGGACATGAATATTTCCATAACTATACAGGAAATAGAGTTACTCTTAGAGATTGGTTTCAGTTAACTTTAAAAGAAGGTCTAACAGTACATAGAGAAAATTTGTTTTCAGAAGAAATGACTAAGACTGTAACTACTCGTTTATCTCATGTAGATTTATTAAGAAGTGTTCAATTCTTAGAAGATTCCTCACCCTTATCACATCCAATTAGACCAGAATCTTATGTTAGTATGGAAAACTTTTATACTACTACTGTTTATGATAAAGGTAGTGAAGTTATGAGAATGTATTTAACTATATTAGGTgaagaatattataaaaaaggttttgatatttatattaagaaaaatgaTGGAAATACTGCTACTTGTGAAGATTTTAATTATGCTATGGAACAAgcatataaaatgaaaaaagcAGACAATTCAGCTAACCTAAAccaatatttattatggTTCTCACAAAGTGGTACTCCACATGTTAGTTTTAAATATAACTACGATGCTGAAAAGAAACAATATAGTATACATGTTAATCAGTATACCAAACCAGATGAAAAccaaaaagaaaagaaacCTTTGTTTATTCCTATAAGTGTTGGTTTAATTAATCCAGAAAATGGTAAAGAAATGATATCACAAACCACCTTAGAATTAACAAAAGAAAGTGATACATTtgtatttaataatatagatgTAAAACCAATACCATCCTTATTTAGAGGATTTAGTGCACCAGTATATATTGAAGATAACTTAACAGATGAAGAAcgtatattattattgaaATATGATAGTGATGCTTTTGTTCGTTATAACTCATGTaccaatatatatatgaaacaaatattaatgaattATAATGAATTCTTAAAAGctaaaaatgaaaaattagAAAGTTTTAATCTTACACCAGTAAATGCACAATTTATAGATgctataaaatatttattagaAGACCCACATGCTGATGCAGGAtttaaatcatatattGTATCTTTACCACAAGatagatatataataaacttTGTAAGCAATTTAGATACAGATGTATTAGCTGATActaaagaatatatatataaacaaatcggagaaaaattaaatgatgtatattataaaatgtttaaAAGTTTAGAAGCAAAAGCTGATGatttaacatattttaatgaTGAATCACATGTAGATTTTGATCAAATGAATATGAGAACATTAAGAaatacattattatcattattaagTAAAGCTCAATAtccaaatatattaaatgaaataatagAACATTCCAAATCACCATATCCATCCAATTGGTTAACTAGCTTATCTGTTTCAGCTTATTTCgataaatattttgaacTTTATGATAAAACTTATAAATTATCAAAAGATGACGAATTATTGTTGCAAGAATGGTTAAAGACTGTATCCAGATCTGATCgaaaagatatatatgaaatacttaaaaaattagaaaatgAAGTTTTGAAAGATAGTAAAAATCCAAATGATATTAGAGCAGTATATCTTCCATTTACAAATAATTTAAGAAGATTCCATGATATATCAGGAAAAGGTTATAAATTAATTGCTGAAGTTATTACAAAAACAGATAAATTTAATCCTATGGTTGCAACACAATTATGTGAACCATTTAAATTATGGAATAAACTAGATACAAAAAGACAAGAATTAATGCTTAACGAAATGAACACAATGTTACAAGAATCAAACATATCCAATAACTTAAAGgaatatttattaagattaacaaataaattataa
- a CDS encoding cytochrome c2 precursor, putative yields MNIGGYKKKGNLDDEFPDDFVLPPGDKVKGEKLFKKHCKQCHSIAPDNSQTNSGFTSWGPTLFNVYNRTAGMSKGNSPFQTSPDLYTSGIIWNDVNLLKYMKNPQQFVESHIGMNFKGLSNLQERVDIVHYLKTLTYDDPYGKQIVEKYTKKGKTSGSK; encoded by the coding sequence atgaatataggtggttataaaaaaaaaggcAATTTAGATGATGAATTTCCCGATGATTTCGTATTACCTCCTGGTGATAAAGTAAAAGGAGagaaattatttaaaaagcATTGTAAGCAGTGTCATTCGATAGCACCTGATAATAGTCAGACTAATTCAGGATTTACGAGTTGGGGACCTACATTatttaatgtatataatagaACAGCAGGAATGAGTAAAGGTAATTCACCTTTCCAAACATCTCCCGATTTATATACATCAGGAATAATATGGAATGATGTGAATTTACTTAAGTATATGAAAAATCCACAACAATTTGTTGAGTCACATATTGGTATGAATTTTAAGGGTTTATCGAATTTGCAAGAAAGGGTTGATATTGTACATTACTTAAAAACATTGACTTATGATGACCCTTATGGAAAACAAATTGtggaaaaatatacaaagAAAGGAAAGACAAGTGGaagtaaataa
- a CDS encoding hypothetical protein (conserved Plasmodium protein, unknown function): MAGRNNNHEEYIENEKEIYNVKESANKKESDNMKNDEFVIYHDNLKDVEDINKENVNYIKSINKIECDTNNHNNNNNNNNNNNNNNNNNNNNNIYINNDNKFCNDHKSFASSYNSQNSDVVATCEEGSNKCYEPSNKIHNNFMLNKDYKNNTNEENYKMESPQNSVYCEQDINNNNINERYNNINNECTQNYINNTEEITNDIILQEEKEMGNIEKEEQDNVMYKEEKIKREDTENKNEMDYIKDESNNIFPSDQINSVRSNEKIYITSNDKKNPLTNEKKIYISTNDKNNAVRNDKTFYLSSNDNQSDSLPKKSIRNNVEEFIRRKLMENEDMANKFNVFHIGINKIEALKALYRECKNNFNKSFREKINKLHELRKYYNESIFERNISVDYIANTEKLNAIKKERLSRLFLYIEDIHKLKQALKVKQHNDLQLENDEKKEYFYDAYEDIEDFFIFDHALSYLNNDVETIFTECENSSFFREDSSIDNFLDEVSSKADEEYNRLNIFAKFSLKNYYFFDINKNLCSIYALTPMIIKKFAEKINSYNLTKNEKDINNDNDGEHEKNDIDFTIDSINNEKRNIYASCGLESNHNLDAYVQFHCDKWQENMYDVVEVNSLELDFNRLKCNIM; encoded by the coding sequence ATGGCAGGAAGGAATAATAATCATGAGGAGTATATAGAGAATGagaaagaaatatataacgTAAAAGAATCTGCAAATAAAAAGGAGAGCGATAATATGAAGAATGATGAATTTGTAATTTATCATGACAATTTGAAAGATGtagaagatataaataaggaaaatgtaaattatataaaaagcataaataaaatagaatgtgatacaaataatcacaataataacaataacaataataataataataataataataataataataataataataataatatttatattaataatgataataaattttgtaATGATCATAAAAGTTTCGCTTCTTCATATAATTCTCAAAATTCAGACGTTGTAGCTACATGTGAAGAAGGAAGCAATAAGTGTTATGAACCATCTAATAAgatacataataattttatgttaaataaagattataagaataacacaaatgaagaaaattataaaatggAAAGTCCACAAAATAGCGTATATTGCGAGCAggatattaataataacaatataaatgaaagatataataatataaataatgaatgtacacagaattatataaataacacAGAGGAAATTACTAATGATATAATACTACAAGaggaaaaagaaatgggaaatatagaaaaagaagaacaAGATAATGTTATGtataaagaagaaaaaataaaaagagaagatacagaaaataaaaatgaaatggattatataaaggatgaatcaaataatatttttccaAGTGATCAGATTAATTCTGTAAGAAGTAAcgaaaaaatttatattacatcAAACGATAAAAAGAATCCTTtaacaaatgaaaaaaaaatatatatttcaacAAACGATAAAAATAATGCTGTAAGAAATGATAAAACATTTTACCTCTCATCAAATGATAACCAAAGTGATTCCTTACCAAAGAAGTCGATACGAAATAATGTTGAAGAATTTATAAGAAGAAAACTTATggaaaatgaagatatggcaaataaatttaatgtGTTTCATATAGGTATAAATAAAATCGAAGCACTTAAAGCTTTATATAGAGAATGTaagaataattttaataaaagttttagagaaaaaattaataaattacatgaattaagaaaatattataatgaaagTATATTTGAAAGAAATATAAGTGTTGATTATATTGCCAATACAGAAAAATTGAATgctataaaaaaagaaagattGTCAagattatttttatatattgaagatatacataaattaaAACAAGCTCTAAAAGTAAAACAACATAATGATTTACAATTagaaaatgatgaaaaaaaagaatatttttatgatgcttatgaagatatagaagatttctttatattcGATCATGCACTCTCATATCTAAATAATGATGTTGAAACAATTTTTACAGAATGTGAaaattcttctttttttagAGAAGATTCAAGTATTGATAATTTCTTAGATGAAGTAAGTAGTAAAGCAGatgaagaatataataggttaaatatatttgcaaaattttctttaaaaaattattatttttttgatataaataaaaacttATGTTCTATTTATGCATTAACACCTAtgattattaaaaaatttgcagaaaaaattaattcctataatttaacaaaaaatgaaaaagacataaataatgataatgatggtgaacatgaaaaaaatgatatagaTTTTACTATAGATTCAATCAATAATGAAAAACGTAATATATATGCTAGTTGTGGACTTGAAAGTAATCATAATTTAGATGCATACGTACAATTTCATTGTGATAAGTGGCAAGAAAATATGTATGATGTTGTTGAAGTTAATAGTCTAGAATTAGATTTTAATAGattaaaatgtaatattatgtaa